A window of the Spartinivicinus poritis genome harbors these coding sequences:
- a CDS encoding TetR/AcrR family transcriptional regulator encodes MSLTRKASAEITRQNIIQAAFEIVGDSGYEALTTNALIQRAGIAKGTLYHHFKNLDEVVFAVIRKIVEDCMQSVPIKQFRSMREYLYAVGQYQLDCFFQDPRLINTVYGFLPKGMQDPQFRSLAQELLDSVCAQISPAIKQFYSNKVSDEKVTRAIRMVDIFSIGFGVHQSIFQDKQRYQAIWQDFVDMLESYLNNS; translated from the coding sequence ATGTCACTTACACGCAAAGCTTCGGCAGAAATAACCCGGCAAAACATCATCCAGGCAGCTTTTGAAATTGTTGGCGACTCAGGCTATGAGGCGCTGACGACTAATGCACTTATTCAACGGGCAGGCATTGCCAAAGGTACACTGTATCATCACTTCAAAAATTTAGATGAAGTGGTTTTTGCGGTTATTAGAAAAATCGTAGAAGACTGTATGCAAAGTGTGCCTATTAAACAATTTCGCTCTATGCGAGAATACCTTTATGCAGTTGGGCAGTACCAGCTTGATTGCTTTTTTCAAGATCCACGACTAATTAACACGGTTTATGGCTTTCTACCAAAAGGAATGCAAGACCCTCAATTTCGGTCATTGGCCCAAGAGCTGTTAGATAGTGTTTGCGCTCAGATTTCTCCAGCTATAAAGCAATTTTATAGTAATAAAGTCAGTGATGAAAAAGTAACAAGAGCCATTCGTATGGTAGATATCTTCAGTATTGGCTTTGGCGTGCATCAAAGTATTTTTCAAGACAAGCAGCGTTATCAGGCTATTTGGCAAGATTTTGTTGATATGTTGGAAAGTTACTTAAATAACTCCTGA
- a CDS encoding carbohydrate ABC transporter permease, which translates to MEQTLAKQQAPKRTLTLLPKNLSAQQQRVLYAWAFLIPTIILLLMVAGWPLLRTIWFSFTDASLANLDEFEWIGFGNYLYYEEGEYFGLLTDGEWWQSVWNTVFFTVMSVSIELVLGLLIALALNQQFPGRIIFRTVVLIPWVIPTIVSAKIWGWMLHDQFGVINHLLVSAGLIEKPLAWTADSDLSLWAVIIVDVWKTTPFMTLLIFAGLQMLPTDCYRAAKIDGIPPLKLFFRVTLPLLAPTIMVAVIFRALDALRVFDVIYVLTANNADTMSMSVFARQQLVAFQDVGYGSAASTCLFFIIALITLVYLYLGRKQVGMDK; encoded by the coding sequence ATGGAACAGACACTTGCTAAACAACAGGCTCCCAAACGGACGTTAACATTGTTGCCAAAAAATTTGTCTGCTCAACAGCAACGGGTATTGTATGCCTGGGCCTTTCTGATACCAACCATCATTTTATTATTGATGGTGGCAGGCTGGCCATTATTAAGGACTATTTGGTTTAGTTTTACTGATGCCAGTTTAGCTAACTTGGATGAGTTTGAATGGATTGGTTTTGGTAATTATCTTTATTACGAAGAGGGGGAATACTTTGGGTTGTTAACCGATGGTGAATGGTGGCAGTCAGTTTGGAATACGGTCTTCTTTACGGTAATGTCCGTCAGTATAGAATTAGTGTTGGGCTTACTGATTGCTTTGGCTTTAAATCAGCAATTTCCAGGGCGAATTATTTTCCGTACGGTAGTGTTAATCCCTTGGGTTATTCCCACCATTGTTTCAGCCAAAATTTGGGGGTGGATGCTCCACGACCAGTTCGGTGTCATCAATCATTTACTGGTTTCAGCTGGACTGATTGAAAAACCACTGGCTTGGACTGCAGACTCGGATTTATCACTATGGGCAGTAATTATTGTGGATGTATGGAAAACCACGCCCTTTATGACCTTGCTTATTTTTGCTGGCTTGCAAATGTTACCAACGGATTGTTATCGTGCTGCCAAAATTGATGGTATTCCACCATTAAAACTGTTTTTTAGAGTTACCTTACCATTATTGGCGCCGACTATTATGGTAGCTGTAATTTTCAGAGCGCTTGATGCATTAAGAGTATTTGATGTTATTTATGTGTTAACGGCTAATAATGCCGATACCATGTCGATGTCGGTGTTTGCGCGTCAACAGTTAGTAGCGTTTCAGGATGTAGGGTATGGCTCAGCGGCCTCAACTTGTTTGTTCTTTATTATTGCTTTAATTACCTTGGTGTATTTGTACTTAGGGAGGAAACAAGTGGGAATGGATAAGTGA
- a CDS encoding M14 family zinc carboxypeptidase — MLKNTLASLLGVTLGVITLPAAATENEQNSEAIIFIDQEQAALSTIYKVTFASKEIYNKAKISFHGQMLESHDKSFSLIVDLSKEEKQRLTDTAKQQGFKVDIQKATQWIKKRSRELEQIKEKMQQPSLSLRSGFDESAGGIPGFQCYETVEETFAEAQQIANKFSNIAQWLDVGNSWKKQHPDNSSQGYDIKVLKLTNTAIKGDKPKLFLNSGLHAREYATAPLALEFARHLTNNYGKDADITWILDHHEVHFMLHSNPDGRKIAENRLTKFQRKNANFTESGGSCRPVYKNGVDLNRNFSHDWEDNITGASDNACDDTYRGLREASELETQAIQNYMRKIWEDNRAPNRTDKAPLNTKGIFIDIHSHGGLVLWPWGDSSQEAPNNKELQTLGRRFAWFNQYSPKQASGLYPTTGASDDFAYGELGVAAFTFELGKSGTFFEPCESFNKTVKPNNLKALLYAAKVARTPYMTPSGPETLDLTLNTENSEVEPGTQVRLTASATDANFNHSNGRERTQRITEAQYSIDTPFWTAGHTAVPLEITGRQGNITGTIDTTGLEPGRHIVYVRTKDTSGQWGPVSAQFLQIKEGNTTPDDDNGDNNDNGQYIYQDRKAYGIKPGKYEFSKGLDIPQNAPNAKSAIVRFTVKHRDHSKLRIALVSQATRAGYFILRNNGNNADGIQKTYTSTIPANVFNNLKGKNWQLAFKDTSNNSDPITGVIIGWSIQFSR; from the coding sequence ATGCTGAAAAATACACTTGCATCATTATTAGGTGTAACCTTAGGGGTTATAACCCTTCCAGCGGCAGCTACTGAGAATGAACAGAATTCTGAAGCCATAATCTTTATAGATCAGGAACAAGCTGCGCTCAGCACTATTTACAAAGTAACCTTTGCCAGCAAAGAAATCTACAATAAAGCCAAAATAAGCTTTCATGGTCAAATGCTAGAGTCTCATGATAAATCGTTTAGCTTAATTGTAGACTTATCCAAGGAAGAAAAACAAAGACTAACCGACACAGCCAAACAGCAAGGCTTTAAAGTTGATATCCAAAAGGCCACTCAGTGGATTAAAAAAAGAAGTCGCGAACTCGAGCAAATAAAAGAAAAAATGCAACAACCTTCTCTTTCTTTACGCTCAGGCTTCGATGAAAGCGCTGGCGGTATTCCTGGCTTTCAATGTTATGAGACAGTTGAAGAAACCTTTGCAGAAGCGCAACAAATAGCTAACAAGTTCTCCAATATTGCTCAATGGCTGGATGTCGGTAACTCCTGGAAAAAACAGCATCCAGATAATAGTAGTCAAGGTTACGATATCAAAGTACTCAAATTAACCAACACAGCAATTAAAGGTGATAAACCCAAGCTATTTTTAAATAGTGGATTACACGCTAGAGAATATGCCACTGCCCCTCTGGCATTAGAATTTGCTCGTCATTTGACCAACAACTATGGTAAAGATGCTGATATTACCTGGATTTTAGATCATCATGAAGTCCACTTTATGCTTCACTCAAACCCTGATGGCAGAAAAATAGCTGAAAACCGTTTAACCAAGTTTCAAAGAAAAAATGCTAATTTTACTGAGAGTGGAGGGAGCTGTCGCCCTGTTTATAAAAATGGCGTTGACTTGAATCGCAACTTCTCCCACGACTGGGAAGATAATATTACTGGCGCGAGTGATAATGCATGTGACGATACTTATCGCGGCTTAAGAGAGGCTTCTGAGTTAGAAACCCAAGCAATCCAAAACTATATGAGAAAAATATGGGAAGATAACAGAGCCCCCAACCGAACAGACAAAGCCCCGCTAAATACCAAAGGTATTTTTATTGATATCCATAGCCATGGTGGCCTCGTATTATGGCCTTGGGGGGATTCAAGCCAAGAAGCACCAAATAACAAGGAATTACAAACATTAGGGCGTCGTTTTGCCTGGTTTAATCAATACTCACCTAAGCAGGCCTCAGGCCTATACCCTACTACTGGCGCCAGTGATGACTTTGCCTATGGTGAGTTAGGCGTTGCTGCATTTACTTTTGAGCTAGGTAAATCAGGCACCTTTTTTGAACCCTGTGAGTCATTTAATAAAACAGTTAAGCCAAATAACTTAAAAGCACTGCTTTATGCAGCAAAAGTTGCCCGAACACCTTATATGACCCCATCAGGTCCAGAAACACTTGATTTAACCCTCAACACTGAGAATAGTGAAGTAGAACCTGGAACCCAAGTCAGGCTAACAGCTAGCGCAACTGATGCCAATTTTAACCACAGCAATGGTAGAGAACGCACACAAAGGATAACTGAAGCCCAATATTCAATCGATACCCCTTTCTGGACTGCAGGCCACACGGCAGTACCACTCGAGATAACAGGAAGACAGGGTAATATTACCGGCACTATAGACACCACTGGTTTAGAGCCTGGACGACATATTGTGTATGTAAGAACGAAAGACACTAGTGGTCAATGGGGACCCGTTAGTGCCCAGTTCTTACAGATTAAAGAAGGCAATACTACTCCAGATGACGATAATGGCGATAACAACGACAATGGTCAGTATATTTATCAGGACCGTAAAGCCTATGGCATTAAACCGGGTAAATATGAATTCAGCAAAGGACTTGATATTCCGCAGAATGCGCCAAACGCAAAATCAGCCATTGTTCGCTTTACAGTCAAACACCGGGATCATAGCAAACTAAGAATAGCTTTGGTCAGTCAAGCGACAAGAGCAGGCTACTTTATCTTGCGGAATAATGGCAACAATGCAGACGGTATACAAAAAACCTATACATCAACGATCCCTGCTAATGTTTTTAATAACTTAAAAGGAAAAAACTGGCAACTCGCTTTTAAAGACACATCTAATAACTCAGACCCTATCACTGGGGTTATTATAGGTTGGTCAATTCAGTTCTCTCGTTAA
- the mepA gene encoding penicillin-insensitive murein endopeptidase, producing the protein MMFNSRRKLVTLALTSAIGCFTPLSMAAKSPFWTKLTIPNDAPAQAIGTYQAGCLAGGKSLPPNGKGYQVMRLTRGRFYGHPDLVDFIKGLAAGMDKHNVGTLLVGDLSMARGGPFVRGHRSHQNGLDADLWYNLEKDRPLSLHEREALGAYSLVTANGRTVKPRLWSNNHQQMLKLAASNPKVDRIFVNAAIKKQLCKTKTSADDDWIRKIRPWWGHADHFHVRMKCPADSPQCKSQAPIPKGSGCDKSLNWWFAKHKPAPKKKPSKKPVKPKPKLPYWQQVKLPKACSQIFRAKSKYFH; encoded by the coding sequence ATGATGTTTAATTCACGTAGAAAATTAGTAACGTTGGCTCTAACCAGTGCGATTGGCTGTTTTACGCCATTATCAATGGCGGCTAAAAGCCCATTCTGGACCAAGCTGACAATACCAAATGATGCACCAGCACAAGCGATTGGTACTTATCAGGCAGGCTGTCTGGCTGGTGGTAAGTCATTGCCGCCCAATGGTAAGGGCTATCAGGTAATGCGGCTAACGCGTGGACGGTTTTATGGCCACCCAGACCTGGTTGATTTTATTAAAGGGCTGGCAGCAGGCATGGATAAGCACAATGTTGGTACTTTGCTGGTAGGTGATTTATCCATGGCTAGGGGTGGCCCTTTTGTTAGAGGTCATCGGAGTCATCAAAATGGTTTGGATGCTGACCTGTGGTATAACCTGGAAAAAGACCGGCCTTTATCATTGCACGAGCGTGAAGCCTTAGGGGCTTATTCATTGGTAACGGCTAACGGTAGAACAGTTAAGCCCAGGTTATGGAGTAATAACCACCAGCAAATGTTAAAGCTGGCAGCTTCTAACCCTAAGGTGGATCGAATTTTTGTCAATGCCGCAATTAAAAAGCAGTTATGTAAAACTAAAACCAGCGCCGATGATGACTGGATTAGAAAAATTCGTCCTTGGTGGGGCCATGCAGACCACTTTCATGTACGGATGAAATGTCCAGCGGATAGCCCGCAGTGTAAGTCACAAGCACCAATACCGAAGGGAAGTGGGTGTGATAAGTCGCTAAATTGGTGGTTTGCCAAACACAAGCCGGCCCCCAAAAAGAAACCAAGTAAAAAACCGGTGAAGCCAAAACCAAAGTTACCTTATTGGCAACAAGTGAAGCTACCTAAAGCCTGTAGCCAGATCTTTAGGGCTAAATCTAAGTACTTTCATTAA
- a CDS encoding carbohydrate ABC transporter permease: MNKIKSVVYKIFFYLFLLVVTVFSLFPFYYAIVTSLKSKSELFSVDLLLNKIQLTNYQSVLTNDSFLWSIVNSVLVASAVVGISLLAAVTAAYALGRIEFKGRRTLMVIVLAVSMFPQVAVLAGLFEVIRWFDLYNNLLSLVISYTLFTLPFTVWVLTTFMRQLPKELEDAALIDGATPWTTLVKILMPLIWPAVITTGLLAFIAAWNEFLFALTFTLTDDQRTVPVAIALISGSSQHELPWGNIMAASVIVTIPLIILLLIFQRRIVSGLTAGAVKG, from the coding sequence ATGAACAAAATAAAATCAGTTGTCTATAAAATATTTTTTTACTTGTTTTTACTGGTAGTAACAGTGTTTTCACTATTCCCTTTTTATTATGCAATAGTGACTTCCCTAAAAAGTAAAAGTGAGTTGTTTAGTGTTGACTTATTGCTAAATAAAATTCAGCTGACCAATTACCAAAGTGTGTTGACCAATGACAGTTTTTTATGGTCAATAGTCAACTCTGTATTGGTGGCCAGTGCGGTGGTGGGTATTTCACTATTGGCAGCAGTTACAGCTGCCTATGCATTAGGACGCATTGAGTTTAAAGGTCGACGCACGTTAATGGTTATTGTGCTAGCGGTGTCGATGTTCCCTCAGGTAGCGGTATTAGCTGGTTTATTTGAAGTCATTCGCTGGTTTGATTTATATAATAATCTATTAAGCCTGGTAATTTCTTATACATTATTCACCTTGCCGTTTACGGTTTGGGTTTTGACCACTTTTATGCGGCAGCTGCCAAAAGAGTTGGAAGATGCAGCACTTATTGATGGTGCAACTCCCTGGACTACGCTGGTTAAAATTTTAATGCCATTAATTTGGCCTGCTGTCATTACCACTGGCTTGTTAGCTTTTATTGCTGCGTGGAATGAGTTTTTATTTGCCCTGACATTTACGTTAACTGATGATCAGCGAACAGTGCCTGTTGCTATTGCACTTATTAGTGGCAGTTCTCAACATGAATTACCATGGGGAAATATTATGGCTGCGTCTGTGATAGTGACAATCCCATTAATTATCTTATTACTAATTTTTCAACGAAGAATCGTGTCTGGATTAACGGCAGGTGCCGTTAAAGGTTAG
- a CDS encoding ABC transporter substrate-binding protein: MIARCLSGGLSLGLLLLTNIAFSEKLTISCGAVGAELSLCKEAVSAWTKKTGHQVEVISTPNSSTERLALYQQIFSAKSSDIDVFQIDIIWPGLLANHLVDLLPYTQGIEKQHFPTLVENNTVSGKLVAMPWFVDTAFLYYRKDLLEKYNQPVPTTWQQLSDIAKTIQNQEHKKGNEKLWGYVWQGRAYEGLTCNALEWLASFNGGSIVDSHGKITVNSKAAESALALAGQWVGKISPPGVLNYTEEEARGVFQSGNAVFMRNWPYAWALAQGEESAIKGKVGIVALPKGSSEGKHASTLGGWQLAVSKYSKYPKLAADLTLFLTSYDIQKQRLLKGAFNPTIKSLYEDKEVVAAAPVAETLVKSLEQSVARPSTATKSKYNQVSNLFFNAVHNVLAGKTTPKQALKKLEKKLKRIKRKKWN; the protein is encoded by the coding sequence ATGATAGCTCGCTGCTTATCTGGTGGTTTGTCCTTAGGGTTGTTACTTTTAACCAATATTGCTTTTAGTGAAAAATTAACAATCTCTTGTGGGGCCGTTGGTGCAGAACTGTCTTTATGTAAAGAAGCAGTATCAGCTTGGACTAAAAAAACAGGCCATCAGGTGGAGGTTATTTCCACCCCTAACTCATCAACAGAACGACTGGCGTTGTATCAGCAAATATTCTCTGCCAAAAGCAGTGATATAGATGTGTTTCAAATTGATATTATTTGGCCAGGGTTACTAGCGAATCACTTAGTAGACTTATTACCCTACACTCAGGGTATAGAAAAACAGCATTTTCCTACGTTAGTCGAAAATAATACGGTCAGTGGTAAATTGGTGGCTATGCCCTGGTTCGTTGACACCGCGTTTTTATATTATCGGAAAGATTTACTTGAAAAATATAACCAGCCCGTTCCTACCACTTGGCAACAGTTGTCGGATATAGCGAAAACCATTCAAAACCAAGAGCATAAAAAAGGAAATGAAAAGTTATGGGGGTATGTCTGGCAAGGGCGTGCATATGAGGGATTAACCTGCAACGCTTTAGAGTGGCTGGCCAGTTTTAATGGTGGCTCAATTGTTGATAGTCATGGAAAGATTACCGTAAACTCCAAAGCAGCTGAGTCAGCACTTGCACTGGCTGGGCAGTGGGTTGGTAAAATTTCACCGCCAGGGGTTTTAAATTATACTGAAGAAGAAGCTAGAGGCGTGTTCCAATCAGGTAACGCTGTATTTATGCGCAACTGGCCTTATGCCTGGGCATTGGCACAAGGAGAAGAGAGTGCTATTAAAGGCAAAGTGGGTATTGTTGCATTGCCTAAAGGAAGCAGTGAAGGCAAGCATGCATCTACGTTAGGTGGTTGGCAGCTGGCGGTTTCAAAATACTCTAAATACCCTAAATTAGCGGCTGATTTAACCTTATTTTTAACCAGCTATGATATTCAAAAGCAACGGCTATTAAAAGGGGCTTTCAATCCAACTATTAAAAGCCTATATGAAGATAAAGAGGTTGTTGCTGCAGCCCCAGTGGCTGAAACATTAGTTAAATCCTTAGAGCAAAGTGTCGCTCGACCATCCACTGCAACCAAGTCAAAATATAATCAGGTGAGTAACTTGTTTTTTAATGCTGTGCACAATGTGCTAGCGGGTAAAACAACTCCCAAGCAGGCGCTTAAAAAGCTAGAAAAGAAATTGAAACGAATAAAACGTAAGAAGTGGAATTAA
- a CDS encoding 23S rRNA (adenine(2030)-N(6))-methyltransferase RlmJ — protein sequence MLSYRHAFHAGNHADVLKHLTEVLILDHLLQKQGKPLCYIDTHSGPGMYALLQGYAQQNAEYETGISKLWQQANLPEPLARYVEVVAAHNPGGALKCYPGSPAIARQLLKPDDRLQLFELHPKDCELLQEWSKGNQRIRVQRESGFERLTAILPPPERRALVLIDPPYEVKQDYQQVITVLQKALKRFATGVYLLWYPLLARPEIQAMERKLKQLADRYLHASLQVQDSGSGGMYGSAVFVINPPWRLNEQLGQCLPFLLQQLGQDSTAKISLNSHGLD from the coding sequence ATGCTCAGTTATCGCCACGCCTTTCATGCCGGCAACCATGCCGATGTACTTAAGCACCTGACAGAGGTGCTGATCCTGGATCATTTGCTGCAAAAACAGGGTAAGCCACTTTGCTATATCGATACCCACTCAGGCCCTGGGATGTATGCTTTACTCCAGGGCTATGCTCAGCAAAATGCAGAGTATGAGACAGGTATTAGTAAGCTTTGGCAGCAAGCCAACCTGCCTGAGCCATTGGCACGTTATGTCGAAGTGGTAGCGGCCCATAACCCTGGTGGGGCTTTAAAGTGTTATCCAGGGTCTCCTGCGATTGCAAGACAGTTACTAAAGCCTGACGACCGGCTCCAGTTATTTGAACTCCACCCAAAAGATTGTGAGTTGCTGCAAGAATGGTCGAAAGGAAACCAGCGGATTCGGGTGCAACGGGAAAGTGGCTTTGAACGATTAACAGCGATACTTCCTCCTCCAGAACGGCGGGCGCTGGTACTTATTGATCCACCTTATGAAGTCAAACAAGATTATCAGCAAGTCATCACTGTCTTGCAGAAAGCGCTTAAACGCTTTGCAACAGGCGTATATCTGCTTTGGTATCCATTGTTGGCCAGGCCAGAAATACAAGCCATGGAACGTAAACTAAAGCAGCTGGCTGACCGTTACCTGCATGCCAGCTTGCAGGTGCAGGATTCAGGTTCGGGTGGAATGTATGGCAGTGCTGTATTTGTGATTAACCCTCCATGGCGGCTAAATGAGCAATTAGGACAATGTTTGCCGTTTTTGCTCCAGCAGCTGGGGCAGGACTCAACTGCTAAAATAAGTCTGAACTCCCATGGGCTGGACTGA
- a CDS encoding efflux RND transporter periplasmic adaptor subunit produces the protein MRSLLIILQACITISLTATTQLSWSDTPTLVSAKTVNQLQFYPEQSAPAKVVALNQSQIPAEINARLIHMPVNVGDLVKQGALLAKLDCQQTQFNQQSQQAKYAQLQSLLAFNQRELKRSEKLARQKNIGEAEFDRNKTNVADIQAQLQAQQAALAIAKLNTQYCQITAPFAGLVTKKMADVGEMLAIGTPVIELLQTNQLEVSAQIALTDERSFKQAQSFSLKTNGEQYPLQLRSFLPFIENSTRSREARLVFTSNNTIAGTTGRLQWKSPTPHLPAHLLQKRNGKYGVFIIHDNKAQFIAAEQAQEGRPIPLSIATDQLVVIDGRHGLVEGQTIKLTNAKEQNNNVASQFN, from the coding sequence ATGAGATCTCTTTTAATCATTCTTCAAGCTTGTATCACTATCAGTCTTACGGCCACAACCCAACTGAGCTGGTCTGACACTCCTACTTTGGTCAGCGCTAAAACTGTCAACCAACTACAGTTCTATCCAGAGCAGTCTGCTCCCGCCAAGGTTGTAGCCCTTAATCAAAGTCAGATACCTGCAGAAATAAATGCTCGGTTAATTCATATGCCTGTTAATGTCGGTGATTTAGTTAAGCAAGGAGCGCTGCTTGCCAAGTTAGATTGCCAACAAACTCAATTCAATCAACAGTCGCAACAAGCCAAGTATGCTCAGTTACAAAGCCTGCTGGCATTTAATCAACGTGAGCTTAAGCGTAGTGAAAAGCTGGCTCGACAAAAAAATATCGGTGAAGCAGAGTTTGATCGCAATAAAACCAATGTGGCAGATATTCAAGCACAATTACAAGCTCAGCAAGCAGCTTTAGCTATTGCCAAACTGAATACCCAATATTGTCAAATCACTGCACCTTTCGCAGGTTTGGTAACAAAAAAAATGGCTGATGTGGGAGAAATGCTAGCCATTGGTACGCCAGTTATTGAGTTATTACAAACCAACCAACTAGAAGTCTCAGCCCAAATAGCACTGACTGATGAACGTTCATTTAAACAGGCACAATCCTTTTCTTTAAAAACCAATGGTGAACAATATCCACTACAGTTACGGTCTTTTCTGCCATTTATCGAAAATAGTACCAGAAGCCGCGAAGCACGTTTAGTGTTTACATCTAACAATACTATTGCAGGCACCACTGGCCGACTGCAATGGAAAAGCCCTACCCCCCACCTACCTGCTCATTTATTACAAAAACGTAATGGCAAATATGGTGTATTTATTATTCATGATAATAAGGCACAATTTATAGCAGCGGAACAAGCCCAGGAAGGCCGTCCAATCCCTTTAAGTATTGCCACTGACCAATTAGTGGTTATTGATGGTCGTCATGGCCTTGTTGAAGGGCAAACCATTAAGCTTACCAATGCCAAGGAGCAGAACAATAATGTGGCTTCGCAGTTTAATTGA
- a CDS encoding putative manganese transporter, whose protein sequence is MFIQRQQGLRVSLAQQGWQLTNKRLLLPTVLFALLLTDNTRELTIGVLADAFWQVAAYVAATLALFHYLTERFDKSGFFQEKLAGSNTLQVLFAAFMGALPGCGGAIVVVTQYVKGNLSFGGVVAVLTATMGDAAFLLLASKPADGLFIIALGFGVGLVSGLLVDKIHGVDFMRPKLKQQSAQINCDKPNPCNRNIIKLQGKFWQWMLLPAMTFAVMGSFQVDTDQLFGFAEGTSAGLGAAAAMIAIVLWATTREVTSYESAVAEDPKANNVALFQRVAQDTNFVTSWVIAAFLMFELVVYWFDINLAALFSDWAPLMPLMGVLIGLLPGCGPQILVTSLYIGGAVPMSAQLGNAISNDGDALFPAIALAPKAAVMATLYSTIPALVAAYGYFVIFE, encoded by the coding sequence ATGTTCATACAGCGACAACAAGGGTTACGTGTTTCATTGGCTCAGCAAGGTTGGCAGCTAACTAATAAACGGTTGTTGCTGCCAACCGTTTTATTTGCCTTGTTGCTTACTGACAATACAAGAGAATTAACCATTGGAGTATTGGCTGATGCCTTTTGGCAAGTGGCTGCCTATGTCGCTGCCACCTTGGCACTGTTTCATTATTTAACCGAGCGTTTTGATAAAAGTGGTTTTTTTCAGGAGAAACTGGCCGGCAGTAATACACTGCAAGTATTGTTTGCTGCTTTTATGGGGGCTTTGCCTGGCTGCGGTGGTGCGATTGTTGTTGTTACTCAATATGTTAAAGGCAACTTGAGTTTTGGTGGTGTAGTTGCTGTATTGACGGCCACAATGGGGGATGCAGCTTTTCTACTGCTGGCAAGCAAGCCAGCTGATGGTTTATTCATCATTGCTTTAGGCTTTGGAGTAGGCTTGGTTTCTGGGCTATTAGTGGACAAAATCCATGGTGTGGATTTTATGCGCCCTAAACTGAAGCAGCAATCTGCTCAAATCAATTGTGATAAACCCAATCCGTGTAATCGAAATATAATCAAGTTGCAGGGTAAGTTTTGGCAGTGGATGTTATTACCTGCCATGACATTTGCTGTAATGGGCTCATTCCAGGTGGATACCGACCAGCTATTTGGCTTTGCTGAAGGGACTTCTGCTGGACTAGGAGCGGCTGCTGCAATGATTGCTATTGTGTTGTGGGCAACCACACGAGAAGTGACTAGCTATGAGTCTGCAGTTGCGGAAGACCCAAAAGCTAATAATGTGGCATTGTTCCAGCGAGTGGCACAGGATACTAACTTTGTAACAAGCTGGGTAATTGCAGCCTTTTTAATGTTTGAGCTGGTTGTATATTGGTTTGATATTAATCTAGCTGCTTTATTTTCTGACTGGGCACCTCTTATGCCTCTAATGGGCGTATTGATTGGTTTGCTGCCTGGTTGTGGCCCACAAATATTAGTGACCAGCTTATATATCGGTGGTGCTGTACCAATGTCAGCACAGTTGGGAAATGCAATCAGTAATGATGGTGATGCACTGTTTCCTGCTATTGCCTTAGCACCTAAGGCTGCGGTAATGGCAACCTTGTACTCAACTATTCCGGCACTGGTTGCCGCTTACGGCTACTTCGTGATCTTTGAGTAA